The DNA region AAAAGAATTCTCAATCTCCAAGTTTTCTCGTATTCTTCATATATATGACTTGCACCTGTATTTGTGTCAGAACTGAAGTAAAACATTGTgagttttttttttcgttttcttgCTAAGTAGAGGTATTTTCCTGTTCAAAATAAAGTAGAGTTACTTTCCTTAACCTTCAGGAAATGCCAACCTTTCCTCTTTACATCAAGAAGCGAGATCAGTAAAGTTTTGCTGCATACCTCGAAGCTGATTTGGACTATGTTTCTTTGATTAGAAACTTTTTTTTATGTATAGGGGTCAATGTTGAGACCTTTTTTTCTCCAACATTTTAGAAACTGTACTGTTGAGTTACATATTGACCAACTAATTCCCAGGATGTTTACTAAAAAACTCATGATTTGAGAGGTAACTTTACAGTGTGAAAATAGAAGATTGGAAGCCTCCGATTATTCCTCACATAGTGGAAACCTCCTCTTTGGTGTTCCGTTGTGTGAGGCGAGCATCATTGGCTACAAGCCAAGTAAAACAATTCACCTTGGATGGAGCCCTGTTCCTCTAAAACTTGTGTTAGGAGTTGTTAGCCACTTATAGCAAGATTTGACTGAAAACAAGCCTTTGGAATGTCTTAACCAATCCACGGAGTCAGACTTGTTCACAGCTGTAGACGTGTTGTTCAAAAGTCACAACAAAAGACATGTATTCTCTATCTCTCAATCATAACAATGTCTTCTAAAATGGGTTCCAGCTTAGATCATGTTTAACATCATCAACAGTAGCATATTACTGAGAGGAAATAGTGTACAGATCTGGAAATTAATCTTGAGAGGGGAAATTCCCAGCCAGTTGCCTTCGCAAAGTCTAATCTTTTTGTCATCCCAAAAGTGATCTTGTTATAGAAGAATGTTCCCCAGAAGGATCTAATAAATTTCCAGTAACTTGTGCTATGCGGAgagttttgaagttttgtgaTCCAGGGATCTAGTAAAGAATATTTCTGTCACAACTTTCCTCCATAGAGCACTGTCATCTTTGCTAACACAGCCATTTCATACGAAGACTTTCTTTGTGTTTTTTCAATCGATTACTCCCGGACCACCCCATCTCTTATCTGTGATGACTTTGCTCCATTTTACCAGACTAGCCTTCTCTTGTTTGTTCCCTTGCCAAAGACAATTTGTCTTCTCAGCTTGTTCAATTTGTCAGTGACCAAAGTGGGGGCAGGAAACAGGACATACTGTACGTAGATAGGGCATCAAGTACACTATTGATACAATTAAGTCTGCTGGCCAAGGAAAAATATTGATGTTTCCAATTTGGAAGTCCTTTTTCTGGCTTCTTGAATGCCGTCCCAAATAGAAATTGACCTGAATTTTTCTCCCAAGGGTAGTCCCAGATACTTAGTGGGAAGGCTGGCAATGTTGCAATAAGTTATCGAATGTTGTGAACAATGTCTTGAGAGAACAAGAAGCTCTTTGAGAAATTAATTATGAAGTCCAGAAACCGCCTCAAAGATGCTAAGAATCATACTGAGAAAAAGAACTTGCTGCCCTTCAGCTTTAATGTTGTAGGAAAGTATTCTCTAGTGTTTTTGTTTTTATAGATGGCAGCAGTCGGGATGGACATGATAACTTGGTTTTTAATGCTTTTTCTTGAAGTGGTTTCATTCTTCCCAAGGCATTGttctattatttttgtgattgacactcttatttttttaattctccCGACCCCCTTGATGCGATGATATTTTGGTGGCAAGATCATGTTGTAGAATCTTTAAGTGACTCATTATATAAGTATTAATTTAGAGGCCTATTGCACATTTACCAAAGATTGTGATTCTTTTATATACtctattttctgtttctgttttacGCCTTGATGATACCATTGTTAtgaggaaaaatatttttgtatgatTTGGATGTGTAAGTTGCTTTGGCAACCATCACCATTATTCTTCGTGTGACTATCTTTTAGATGCAAGAGCAACAAAAGATGAGCTTTTTCATTTTCTTGCCCTTAGGTTCTATATGATATGAAAATATAACTAGAGCTTTGTGGGTGGAAATCATATGTTTGATCGTAAGATGACAGTATTATTCTTGCCTTTGCAGATTCCTTGGCTGAGAGGACTTCCACTCAGGTAACAACAGAGCGGTTTAACTTCTTTCTGAAGACAATTTCATGACATGTTTATAAGTTCTTGACAtgcttgctttcttttatttttgataattagGTTAAAGAATCAGACGGTTCATCAGCACTTTCATTCCCCTCTCCTGGAAAGCTATCTCCATCTGCTCCCTCTGTTTCATCTTTATCCGCATCTCCTTTATCACCACGTAGTCAGCTGCTTCCTGCTAGCTTTACTCCTAGTTTGCCTCACCATTCTTCAGCAAACCTTCTGGGACGACAAGTTCCTGATAGCCGTGTACCAGGGATGAAGTCACCTACATTTTCAATTTCTGAAGAATCATCTTCCTTTGTGCTCCCTGGTTGGGGTAATGACTCAACTAGGGGCTCTCATGGTGGGTCATCAGATGGTTGGTCAGTTCCTGCCTTTGCTGACCTGTCAAATCCTCGTAGAGACAGATGGTCATTTGACAGCGAATCCTTTGGTTTCCATCGTGAAAGGGTTACTAGTCGAAGTTTTGGTTCACCTTCTTTCAATCTCCAGACATGTGCCGTATGTGCGAAGCTGTTGAATGAACTTGTTGTTGCTGTTCTAGTTTGCGGCCATGTTTTCCATGCTGAGTGCTTGGAGAATGTGACGTCTGAAATCAACAGGTATGACCCAGCTTGCCCCGTCTGTACTTTTGGGGAGAAGCAGACCTTGAAGATGTATGAAAAGGCAAAAGCTAAGATGGATTTGAAAGCTAGAAAGAGATTCCGGAATCGGATTGTCGACAGTGATATTAGTGGCAATCTTGCTCGTTTTGAGCATCAGAAAAGTAGTCCACATGAAGGAAGGTGTCCCAGGATGAGCTCCAGTTCCAGTATGAAAAGCTCTTCAAGGAAGCCTTTCCTACGACGTTATTTCTCCTTTGGTTCAAAGGGATCAAGATCCTACTCTGAGAGTCTTTCAACTCGGAAAAGGGGGTTTCTCTGGACAAGATCTAACAAGGGGTAGGCTTCTTTGTGGACATAAAAGGTAAGGAACTTCGTTTCGAAATTTTACCCAGTAATATTGTGAAGTTCCCATCACGTTTACATCCTCGTTTGTGCACTGGATTCCTGATAGATTTTAGTCCAAATCCCGTGCTCAGTCTTGTGATAAATGTTTTACATTGCTTTCGTATTTGCAGATGCCATGGGTAAGCACTCTCAGCTACCTTTTTGGATAGTAGAGAGTCGTAACAGCAGCCATGATCTTGATGGTGGAACTGCATTCACAGGCAGGTTTAAGTACCTTCTGAAGTATACACTGTAAAAAATGGGAACAATACAGGCTGGATGATTAATTTGTTATATAGCAAAGGAGAAAATGCAAAATTCAAAATAGTTCTTTCAATGTACGTTCCTTTGGATTTTTTTTATGTCGTGAATATCTGTATCTGCTTTAAAGTGCCCATCTCTATTCCCTGTACCGCAAGTGCAGGAATGAGTTATCCGCCCTTACAGTTATAGACCTTTTTTGTATTTATCAGTCGGTCAGAGCGCTTAATACTTAATCTACAACCTTAAAAGCATTGGTATTGCTCCCTCTTGACAAAACAGGTCAAACTGTGTAATTAATCTAGTTACATCCAAATCCAATTACAAAATAGCGCTCTTAAAGGGGAAAAAACTTGGATGGAGAAAATGTATTTGGGAAATTGTGAAAAACACAGAGAGAGAGACGGCTTTCTTCTATCCTCTTTACCAAATAACTGTCTTTTTGCTTCTTTCGTTCACATCAACTTAAAACAAATGACCCTAACGACAAAAGCAATCAAATGAACCTAGACTGCCGTTACACATTTACCTCGATTGTACTGCAAACTTGTAATAAGGCAACAAATATTTAATTCAAATCGTGATTCTCACTCAAAATCACCTTCAGCAACTAAAATTTCTAATTCTGACTGCAACTCAAACTCATTTGTTAAGTTGCATTTGGTAGTTAATATGAATCATAATTCAGTAACACAAGCTAGCAAGGTATTGCATATACCACAATCTTCATCTTAATATCCACTAAATAccacaaaaggaagaaaaaactGAAATAAGGTTCTGCGCTCAATAAAGAAATAGACTGGGTGTGGGATGCTCTCTTGAAACATGCTTTACATATTTCTTGAAGATGGGCAATACAAGTAAACTCAACTACAATTGTAGGACGAGAACATAGCCAAAGATTGCGGCCAGTCTAATAGCTCCTTGGCAGAAATCTCTTACTCCTTGCCAAAATCAGCACTGTAGTGCGCACTTGATTCAAGTTTCTTTGCTTCATTCAGTTTCCTTACAGCCTGTAGTGAAATATTGAAACTTCATCTCAGGCAATGGAAgacgaaaggaaaagaaaattgaaaaaacagaaataaacatgaattcaataaaagaaaaacaataaggaTTTATTCCTAAACAAGGTACAAAAAGTGAACATTGACACATGAAGGTTTTTCTTTGTGCATCCCTTTATGCTATAAATTTAGAGCACCCTCTCTAAGGCAGTTTAGAGAAATCTAAAATAGTTTTTCTTAACATCACTGATCCATGTATAGAATTTCTATTAGGCATATTTTCCTTCGGACAACTACCACCAGTACAATTTCGTATAAAGACGAACTCTAAGAAGTCAATTGATTCCACAATTTTTCTAGCTCATTGAAACTAGGCAATTACCATCTTACTAATTGAAAACATGGAAAAGAAGAATGAGACATACCTTCATGAAATCCTCATGGATGACATAATCACGCTCTGCACGTATGGCACACATACCAGCTTCAGTGCACACATTACGAAGATCAGCCCCATTAAAACCCTGAGGAAAAATACAATGTCATAACTCCGCCTAACACAAGCAAACTAATTGTCGTAGCACCACTAGCACACACCTCAGCAAGCTTAACAACTGCTTCATAATCAATGTCGCCATGTTTGGCAATTCCAGCAGCATGAATCTTGAGGATCTCCATTCTTGATTGTTCATTAGGCAAGGGTATTTCTATCTTTCTATCTAACCGACCAGGGCGAAGAAGAGCTGGGTCCAAAACGTCTGGCCTGTTTGTTGCCATAATCATTTTTACCTGCAAGCAGAATAAAATCACACCTACTTAGCCTTGATgaaatctttattttaaaaaaataatgtgGAAAATCAGAGGAACACCATAGTAAAGGCCTACTCAAGCAAACGACCCATATGCACTCTCCTGATTTAAGCAAAATTCTCTTTTTAGTATGTCTAAATATGATAGGCAATCAAGTTTTAAGGATATCTTTTATTATTTCGGAAGTTGAGAACCAGGAACTGGAAGTATGGAGTACAAAGATCAACGACCTTTCCAAGCTGGTCAAATCCATCCAGCTGATTAAGCAACTCCATGAGCGTTCTCTGAATTTCACGGTCTGCACTTGTTCCCTCACTAAATCGACGTCCACCAATTGCGTCAATCTCATCCATGAAAATGATGCAAGGCTTCAAACAAAGACAAAAATTGTCAGTACATTTTAAAGCAGTACAGTACCAAAAATGGTTCACTGGATTTAGTATACCCAGAGAGGATGTCTTTGAAGTCCTTACTTGGTGATCACGAGCATAGTTAAACATTTCCCGGATTAATCTCGCACTCTCACCTATGTACTTATCAATAATGGCACTTGACACTACCTGCATTTTCACCAACTATAAATAAATACCCATCTTACGAAGTACTTTAAGAAAGGAGGAAATAACCAAAACCTCTAGTACTCACCTTTAAGAAATTGGCGTCAATGTTGCTAGCGATTGCCCTGGCTAACAAGGTCTTGCCAGTCCCAGGAGGCCCATAGAGAAGAACACCCTGAGAAAAATAAACTTGGTAGAATCAGAAGAGATTTTAAAAGCAGCAGATGTTTCATCCATGCCAACACCATGAAGAACACACCAGAGACATGAATATGGTTGAATTATATGAAACAAGGTACCTTTGGAGGCTTAATTCCAACACGGAGGAAAAGCTCAGGGTTCATCAAAGGTAGTTCTATTGATTCTCTCAGCTCTCTGATCTGATCTGACAGTCCACCAACAGCAGAGTAGCTTATATTGCCAGGATCTTCATGGAGCATATTATATAAAACAGGATCAACCTGTCAGACAATCTCAATAAGGAACTCTGGGAGGGGAAAATGTAATAATTCTCTTTAAATTTCCCAATAGTAGCACAGAAATATCCACTAACTTCACGTGGGAGTGCCCTCATGATTGTAAGAGTCGTCATATCGAGAACCACTCTAGTGCCTGAGGTCAGTTTTTCCTTGTCCACTTTACTGCGACAGCCAACCACATACCTTGGACCGCTACTGGCTTTCACAATCACTGAAAGATATTACATGCTTTTAATTAGTCTCACGAATTTCTTCCACTTGTTAGAATAAACAAACTAAGCTGGGTCAATAGTATGATTCCGAACAGAATGCAATAAGAAAATGAGCAAATAGTGAATATGCTAATGCATGGACAATAGCCAAGAGAATAGAAACAAAAACGAATAAGCAGTACACACAGAAAATGTATGCATGATTCAACCAATGAATAGCACCACTTGTCACTGGCTCGCTGATATCTTTGATGCACAAAACCACAATGTTACATTCAGAAGTAGACTCTAGTTGAACAAATGAAAGTTCGTATTTGGGGCCCCACTTCagcatcatttattttttcaTCCTTTATTTTGGTGATGAGGGCACAGGGGCTAAACTCCTTAAAATCAATAGATCTCAAATTGAAGACAAAGGAAATACAAGAAAAAAATGTATTACAGCGTTCGTTATCTAGAGGTCGGAGCACTTCGCCGATGATCTGCCCAACACTCTGAAGCGACTTCAAATCATCTTCTGTTTTACCATATTCCTTTTTGGCAGCTCGCAAGTTCTCTCTCACTGTGTACAATTTTACAACCAGCATCAGTTATACAACCATGGAACTCGAAAAGCAATACACATAGAATAAAGATTGTTTGCACGTAGATTATAAATTGCTTGGCATCTTatagaaaaatgaaataaaaaaaaatagatagaTAAAATAAGTGAACATAATGATACAGAGTATCACTAGACATAACAAAGCAGAGTCGCTGCTTTGAGTTTTCATCTATCAATTCCTGATGTTATTTGATGATATCTGGTTAAAGCGGAGCTCTCATTGATGATACGGAAGTCGCACACTAAATACAGACAAAACCAGAATCATTGGCCTATCAGAAATTTTACAGTGGAGAATTATAAAGAAAAGTCTTCGCTACCTCCTCTCTAAAAGAAACACTGGGTAAGCTATACAACTGTTTCCATATACTAAAGGTTTAGACTTATGATGTTGCTTTatagaacaaaacaagaatttggTGTCCaatcagtgttatcaaaggcgaaaagcgcaaaaagctctaaggtctattggggctttaagcgcaaagagCAAATAAAGCGTTAGCTTTAATGAAGAAAAGCGCAAATGgagaaaaactataaatatgtatGTGTAGTCTAAGACTAATATCCGTAAGCGTGAATACAAAATAtgtggacaaagaaattgaagaaaatttacgataaagtgaaatataaATTTGTTAGTGTCGCCTTTTCAGGATTACGCttattggcaaggaaaagtatgtcTTAGAGCCTTGATGCCAACACTGAAGCGCCCGCTAAGTGAGGCGAAGCGCTCAACTTGTTTTGAGCCTCgtttcagggcttaagcgcgcctttgataGCACTGCGTCCAATGGCGAAAGAACTATGCTGCAATATTTAGATTATTAAGATTCTTTAGATAAAATAAAGCTATGATTTGTAGGAAGGAATTATTTTCTTAAGAGTTCATAAGAAGTTCTGAGAGGTTGCGATATTGCGTTACACATCATACAAAGGTTAGACATTTTTTATAAGGAAAACATGTTGCAATGCTTCCGACCTGTAAGATTCTTCAGGAAACAAAAAATAAGATATGTGCTGATTGTGACAGGTTACAGAATTACACTTCAGATTGATTTGCAAGATGTAGGACAAGAATAAAGCTTTCCATTATTAGCTTATTTATTACAAGGAAAAGTCAGAATTGAGATATCCTTCTAGTTGAACATGAAATCACTAATGAGCTAAGGAAACTTATTGTTGTAAGCTAGTAGCTATATGATGATTGTTGACCAGACAGACCACTAAACTGACAATTCAAATTGATTTGTGTATGATCAAGAATAGAGCTCAGTGCTCACTTTCTTCAGTTcattgttcaaacttcaaaatcaagTGATTCAATGATATTATGTGTTAAATATGTGTAGTTTCAAGACATGTAGCCCATGCACA from Nicotiana tabacum cultivar K326 chromosome 24, ASM71507v2, whole genome shotgun sequence includes:
- the LOC107785092 gene encoding uncharacterized protein LOC107785092 → MGSACCVASRDRAVINGSCSENLQRNVRHSPTWSFRRDNRGRVAGEETSVNWSSDGIGGNDRLEFKSGTTVGTVPASEEGSPLDSFRSLAWQKSPVSDGTNRNLSLPLLDSLAERTSTQVKESDGSSALSFPSPGKLSPSAPSVSSLSASPLSPRSQLLPASFTPSLPHHSSANLLGRQVPDSRVPGMKSPTFSISEESSSFVLPGWGNDSTRGSHGGSSDGWSVPAFADLSNPRRDRWSFDSESFGFHRERVTSRSFGSPSFNLQTCAVCAKLLNELVVAVLVCGHVFHAECLENVTSEINRYDPACPVCTFGEKQTLKMYEKAKAKMDLKARKRFRNRIVDSDISGNLARFEHQKSSPHEGRCPRMSSSSSMKSSSRKPFLRRYFSFGSKGSRSYSESLSTRKRGFLWTRSNKG
- the LOC107785094 gene encoding 26S proteasome regulatory subunit S10B homolog B; translation: MTSEGDEAAVRRRTAYADYRKKLLQHKELNARVGTVRENLRAAKKEYGKTEDDLKSLQSVGQIIGEVLRPLDNERLIVKASSGPRYVVGCRSKVDKEKLTSGTRVVLDMTTLTIMRALPREVDPVLYNMLHEDPGNISYSAVGGLSDQIRELRESIELPLMNPELFLRVGIKPPKGVLLYGPPGTGKTLLARAIASNIDANFLKVVSSAIIDKYIGESARLIREMFNYARDHQPCIIFMDEIDAIGGRRFSEGTSADREIQRTLMELLNQLDGFDQLGKVKMIMATNRPDVLDPALLRPGRLDRKIEIPLPNEQSRMEILKIHAAGIAKHGDIDYEAVVKLAEGFNGADLRNVCTEAGMCAIRAERDYVIHEDFMKAVRKLNEAKKLESSAHYSADFGKE